From one Catenuloplanes nepalensis genomic stretch:
- a CDS encoding MoaD/ThiS family protein — translation MKITIRYFAAARAAAGTSEEVLDSAAATLEALLAELATRHGDRLTSVFARASYLVDGAAWRDRTAALPSDPTVDVLPPFAGG, via the coding sequence ATGAAGATCACCATTCGGTACTTCGCGGCGGCCCGCGCCGCGGCCGGCACCTCCGAGGAGGTGCTCGACTCCGCGGCGGCGACGCTGGAGGCGCTGCTGGCCGAGCTGGCCACCCGGCACGGGGATCGGCTGACCTCGGTCTTCGCCCGCGCGAGCTACCTGGTCGACGGCGCCGCCTGGCGCGACCGGACCGCCGCCCTCCCCTCTGACCCGACCGTGGACGTGCTGCCACCCTTTGCCGGAGGCTGA
- the moaA gene encoding GTP 3',8-cyclase MoaA, producing the protein MDEATPRPADPGLIDRFGRRAVDLRVSLTDRCNLRCTYCMPAEGLAWLPNSEVLTDDEVIRLVRIGVELLGVKDVRFTGGEPLIRPGLTKIVTEVAALDRRPKMSLTTNGIGLERTAVALRDAGLDRINVSLDTLDDERFTTLTRRRRLHDVLAGLRAAADAGLTPVKINTVLMRGINDDEAPALLAFALEHGYELRFIEQMPLDAQHGWDRESMVTAEEILRDLRAAFTLLPDPVARGGAPAETWLVDGHEALGGGPARVGVIGTVTRPFCGDCDRTRLTADGQVRACLFATEESDLRAALRSGASDEEVADRWRIAMWGKRAGHGIDDPSFLQPSRPMSAIGG; encoded by the coding sequence GTGGACGAAGCCACCCCCCGCCCCGCCGACCCGGGTCTCATCGACCGGTTCGGCCGGCGTGCCGTCGATCTCCGGGTCTCGCTGACCGACCGGTGCAACCTGCGCTGTACGTACTGCATGCCCGCGGAGGGTCTGGCCTGGCTGCCGAACTCGGAGGTGCTCACCGACGACGAGGTGATCCGGCTGGTCCGGATCGGGGTCGAGCTGCTCGGCGTGAAGGACGTGCGGTTCACCGGCGGCGAGCCGCTGATCCGGCCCGGCCTCACGAAGATCGTCACCGAGGTCGCCGCGCTGGACCGGCGCCCGAAGATGAGCCTGACCACCAACGGCATCGGCCTGGAGCGCACCGCGGTCGCGCTGCGCGACGCCGGGCTGGACCGGATCAACGTGTCGCTCGACACACTCGACGACGAGCGGTTCACCACGCTGACCCGGCGCCGGCGGCTGCACGACGTGCTGGCCGGCCTGCGCGCGGCGGCCGACGCCGGGCTGACCCCCGTCAAGATCAATACCGTGCTGATGCGCGGCATCAACGACGACGAGGCGCCGGCGCTGCTCGCGTTCGCACTGGAGCACGGTTACGAGCTGCGGTTCATCGAGCAGATGCCGCTGGACGCGCAGCACGGGTGGGACCGGGAGTCGATGGTCACGGCCGAGGAGATCCTGCGCGATCTGCGCGCCGCGTTCACGCTGCTGCCCGACCCGGTCGCGCGTGGTGGCGCGCCCGCGGAGACCTGGCTGGTCGACGGGCACGAGGCGCTCGGCGGCGGGCCGGCCCGGGTCGGCGTGATCGGGACGGTGACCCGCCCGTTCTGCGGCGACTGCGACCGGACCCGGCTGACCGCGGACGGTCAGGTGCGCGCGTGCCTCTTCGCCACCGAGGAGTCCGACCTGCGGGCCGCGCTCCGCTCCGGCGCCTCCGACGAGGAGGTGGCCGACCGGTGGCGGATCGCGATGTGGGGCAAACGCGCCGGTCACGGCATCGACGACCCGTCGTTCCTGCAGCCGTCCCGCCCGATGTCGGCGATCGGCGGCTGA
- a CDS encoding fructosamine kinase family protein produces MDMAYLRAHPQHLPTFLTHQRIRQTPVGGGSISAAFRLTLDDGTSFFAKNRPDPMPDVFFEVEAAGLRWLDAAGGVPVPEVLVVLPDLLAMEWIEPGVPTVAAARRFGAELAATHLAGAPAFGALPGHTDGFIGALPQDDTPSAGPWGPWFAERRLLPCLRRSVDGGALDEGTRAAVERVLDRIETFGGDEPPARIHGDLWPGNVLWSADGRARLIDPAAHGGHRETDLAALLLFGGPPEQEQIISGYAEAAAAAGRPLDVAWETRIPLHQLHLLLVHTALFGSAYRAQVREATDAMLRR; encoded by the coding sequence GTGGACATGGCATACCTTCGTGCGCACCCGCAGCACCTCCCGACATTTCTCACCCACCAGCGGATCCGGCAGACCCCGGTGGGCGGCGGCAGCATCTCGGCCGCGTTCCGGCTGACGCTGGACGACGGCACCTCGTTCTTCGCCAAGAACCGGCCGGACCCGATGCCGGACGTGTTCTTCGAGGTGGAGGCCGCCGGGCTGCGCTGGCTCGATGCGGCCGGCGGCGTACCCGTGCCGGAGGTCCTCGTGGTCCTTCCGGACCTGCTGGCGATGGAGTGGATCGAGCCGGGTGTGCCGACCGTGGCCGCAGCCCGGCGATTCGGTGCCGAGCTGGCCGCGACGCATCTGGCCGGTGCGCCCGCGTTCGGTGCGCTGCCCGGGCACACCGACGGCTTCATCGGCGCGCTGCCGCAGGACGACACGCCCTCGGCGGGCCCGTGGGGACCCTGGTTCGCGGAGCGGCGGCTGCTGCCCTGCCTGCGGCGCTCGGTCGACGGCGGCGCGCTCGACGAGGGGACGCGGGCGGCGGTCGAACGGGTGCTGGACCGGATCGAGACGTTCGGCGGCGACGAGCCACCGGCGCGCATCCACGGCGACCTGTGGCCGGGCAACGTGCTGTGGAGCGCGGACGGGCGGGCCCGGCTGATCGACCCGGCCGCGCACGGCGGCCACCGGGAGACCGACCTGGCCGCGCTGCTGCTCTTCGGCGGGCCGCCGGAGCAAGAACAGATCATCAGCGGGTACGCCGAGGCGGCGGCCGCGGCCGGCCGGCCGTTGGACGTCGCGTGGGAGACGCGGATCCCCCTGCACCAACTGCACCTGCTGCTGGTGCACACCGCGCTGTTCGGGTCGGCCTACCGAGCCCAGGTCCGGGAAGCCACCGATGCGATGCTTCGCCGGTGA
- a CDS encoding GNAT family N-acetyltransferase: MGAVTVRPYRPADHGAGRQLWGELTERHRELYDDPGFGGADPTAAFEEYLTRLDLSGVWVADHPDDGVIGLVGLIVDGRRGAVEPIVVADGHRGRGVATTMLGFLAAEARRRGLTSLTVTPESRNVEAIACLHAAGFTVLSSIELTLDLGHRPRAWRDGPQLHALDFRS, from the coding sequence ATGGGTGCGGTAACCGTCCGTCCATATCGTCCGGCGGACCACGGCGCGGGCCGGCAGCTCTGGGGTGAGCTGACGGAACGGCACCGTGAGCTGTACGACGACCCCGGTTTCGGCGGTGCCGACCCGACCGCCGCGTTCGAGGAATACCTCACACGGCTCGACCTGTCCGGTGTCTGGGTCGCCGACCACCCGGATGACGGCGTGATCGGCCTGGTCGGGCTGATCGTCGACGGCCGGCGCGGCGCGGTGGAGCCGATCGTGGTCGCGGACGGTCACCGTGGCCGGGGCGTCGCCACCACGATGCTCGGCTTCCTGGCGGCGGAGGCGCGCCGCCGCGGCCTGACCTCGCTGACGGTCACGCCGGAGTCCCGCAACGTCGAGGCGATCGCGTGCCTGCACGCGGCGGGCTTCACCGTGCTCTCCTCGATCGAATTGACGCTGGATCTGGGGCACCGGCCGCGGGCCTGGCGCGACGGCCCCCAACTCCACGCACTCGACTTCCGGTCCTGA
- a CDS encoding DUF4192 domain-containing protein translates to MSLSDLRVASPAHLVAVVPYLLGFHPRDSLVVVGRREHALMFAARRDLPPADTPFAEVAEAAQHIAAVVARQAIDAVILFGYTDERSSGAALVAAVGDALLDLGIPVREQLRVADDRFWCYLCTDEGCCPPAGRPFDAEAAEIRQTAGFSVFDSREALVASVAPVESEGMRVATAVADRRLEEMAARTEAGAGPLLGEIRRAGARAVGVALARYRDGGTLDDDEAAWLSVLLAHDSVGEYALNRADAAGWQVALWSDLLRRARPELAAMPAVLLAFTAWRTGQGALAAVAVDRALDADPSLGIAHLLDDVLTDGIPPSALDRPRAA, encoded by the coding sequence ATGAGCCTCTCCGATCTCCGCGTCGCCTCCCCCGCCCACCTGGTCGCGGTCGTGCCCTACCTGCTCGGCTTCCACCCGCGCGACAGCCTGGTGGTGGTCGGCAGACGCGAGCACGCGCTGATGTTCGCGGCCCGCCGCGACCTGCCACCGGCGGACACACCGTTCGCCGAGGTCGCCGAGGCCGCCCAGCACATCGCGGCCGTGGTGGCCCGGCAGGCGATCGACGCGGTGATCCTCTTCGGCTACACCGACGAGCGGAGCAGCGGCGCCGCGCTGGTCGCCGCGGTCGGTGACGCGCTACTGGACCTCGGCATCCCGGTGCGTGAGCAGTTGCGCGTCGCGGACGACCGCTTCTGGTGCTACCTGTGCACGGACGAGGGCTGCTGCCCGCCCGCGGGCCGGCCGTTCGACGCCGAGGCCGCCGAGATCCGCCAGACCGCGGGCTTCTCGGTCTTCGACTCCCGGGAGGCGCTGGTCGCGTCCGTCGCACCGGTCGAGAGCGAGGGGATGCGCGTGGCCACCGCGGTGGCAGACCGGCGGCTGGAGGAGATGGCCGCGCGCACCGAGGCCGGTGCGGGCCCGCTGCTCGGCGAGATCCGCCGGGCCGGCGCGCGGGCGGTCGGCGTCGCGCTGGCGCGATATCGGGACGGCGGCACGCTCGACGACGACGAGGCGGCGTGGCTGAGCGTGCTGCTGGCTCACGATTCGGTCGGGGAATACGCGTTGAACCGGGCGGACGCCGCCGGATGGCAGGTCGCGCTCTGGTCCGACCTGCTGCGCCGCGCCCGTCCCGAGCTGGCCGCGATGCCGGCCGTGCTGCTCGCGTTCACCGCGTGGCGCACCGGCCAGGGCGCGCTCGCGGCGGTCGCGGTCGACCGCGCGCTCGACGCCGACCCGTCACTCGGCATCGCCCACCTGCTCGACGACGTGCTCACCGACGGCATCCCGCCGTCCGCGCTGGACCGCCCCCGGGCCGCCTGA
- a CDS encoding beta-propeller domain-containing protein has protein sequence MTVSRRSPAVLAFLLALTACTSSPDDIQHTPPVPPAEGLRLVSYDSCPGLYDTLRASAAARVGPFGFPDDEVSLPAADVAREGAAMVPDAGAAPDAFSGTNTHERGVDEPDLIKTDGRRIVTVAVRGGVPVLRVIDAASRAQTGELALTDAYGASELLLAGDRALVLAATDSPVSIPNGFAEDTRGWPAPPRSRLDLRLIDLSSAPRQIGRYAMDGSLVDARQNGSTARVVVRSSPRIDFPLDKPDADVNRRIVEGAGDGVWLPHFEVTAPDGSVRTGTVPCERVSRPASYDGVRMLTMLSFDLAGGTALSDGVPVTVVADGDTVYGTGTSLYVADGGADRTEIYRFDTGGAGPPRYAASGAVPGRLLNQYALSEWNGSLRAATTVAARDAGSVTVLTQRGTALAVTGSVGDLGRGETIHSVRFLEDRGYVVTFRRTDPLYALDLRDPARPVVTGELKIPGYSAYLHPAATGRLIGVGQDATAEGTVTGLQVSLFDVSDPAAPARLAQHRLPASSSAAEFDPHAFLFWPATGHLVVPVAEHSGAAPTALVLRLSGDTVTEAGTLAHPDGSPITRSLVIGDTLWTAGPGGLRAVSLATLQGLAWLPI, from the coding sequence ATGACTGTGTCCCGGCGGAGCCCGGCCGTTCTCGCGTTCCTGCTCGCGCTGACGGCCTGCACGTCGTCTCCGGACGACATCCAGCACACGCCGCCGGTGCCGCCGGCGGAGGGCCTGCGACTCGTCTCATACGACTCCTGTCCCGGCCTCTATGACACGCTCCGGGCGTCCGCCGCGGCGCGGGTCGGCCCGTTCGGCTTCCCGGACGACGAGGTGTCGCTGCCGGCCGCCGATGTGGCGCGGGAGGGCGCCGCGATGGTGCCGGACGCGGGTGCCGCCCCCGACGCGTTCTCCGGGACGAACACGCACGAGCGCGGCGTGGACGAGCCCGACCTGATCAAGACGGACGGCCGCCGGATCGTGACGGTCGCGGTGCGCGGCGGTGTCCCGGTGCTCCGGGTGATCGACGCGGCGTCCCGTGCGCAGACCGGTGAGCTGGCGCTGACCGACGCCTACGGCGCCTCGGAGCTGCTGCTCGCCGGCGACCGCGCCCTGGTGCTGGCCGCGACCGACTCGCCCGTCTCCATTCCGAACGGCTTCGCCGAGGACACCCGCGGCTGGCCGGCTCCGCCGCGGTCCCGGCTGGACCTGCGCCTGATCGATCTGTCCTCCGCACCACGCCAGATCGGCCGGTATGCCATGGACGGCTCGCTGGTCGACGCACGGCAGAACGGGAGCACGGCCCGGGTCGTGGTGCGCTCGTCGCCGCGCATCGACTTTCCGCTGGACAAGCCGGACGCGGACGTGAATCGCCGGATCGTGGAGGGCGCCGGGGACGGCGTGTGGCTGCCCCACTTCGAGGTGACCGCGCCGGACGGCTCGGTGCGCACCGGCACGGTCCCGTGCGAGCGGGTGAGCCGGCCCGCCTCCTACGACGGCGTGCGCATGTTGACCATGCTGAGCTTCGACCTGGCCGGGGGCACGGCGCTGTCCGACGGCGTGCCGGTGACCGTGGTCGCGGACGGCGACACCGTCTACGGCACGGGCACGAGCCTCTATGTCGCGGACGGCGGCGCGGACCGGACCGAGATCTACCGCTTCGACACCGGCGGCGCCGGCCCGCCGCGTTACGCCGCCTCGGGCGCGGTCCCGGGCCGGCTCCTCAACCAGTACGCACTCTCCGAGTGGAACGGCAGCCTGCGCGCGGCCACCACGGTCGCGGCGCGCGACGCCGGCTCCGTCACGGTGCTGACCCAGCGCGGCACCGCGCTCGCGGTCACCGGCTCGGTCGGCGACCTGGGCCGGGGCGAGACCATCCACTCGGTCCGGTTCCTGGAGGACCGCGGTTACGTCGTCACGTTCCGCCGGACGGACCCGCTCTACGCGCTCGACCTGCGCGACCCGGCCCGGCCGGTGGTGACCGGGGAGCTGAAGATCCCGGGTTACTCCGCTTACCTCCACCCGGCCGCGACCGGCCGGCTGATCGGGGTGGGCCAGGACGCGACCGCGGAGGGCACGGTCACCGGGCTTCAGGTGTCGCTCTTCGACGTGTCGGATCCGGCGGCGCCGGCCCGCCTCGCGCAGCACCGTCTGCCGGCGAGCAGCTCGGCCGCCGAGTTCGACCCGCACGCGTTCCTCTTCTGGCCGGCGACCGGGCATCTGGTGGTGCCGGTCGCCGAGCACTCCGGTGCGGCGCCGACCGCGCTGGTCCTGCGGCTCTCCGGCGACACGGTCACGGAGGCGGGCACGCTCGCCCACCCGGACGGCAGCCCGATCACCCGGTCGCTGGTCATCGGCGACACGCTCTGGACCGCCGGTCCCGGCGGCCTGCGCGCGGTGTCGCTCGCCACGCTCCAGGGCCTCGCCTGGCTCCCGATCTGA
- a CDS encoding T3SS (YopN, CesT) and YbjN peptide-binding chaperone 1 produces the protein MAAANDQPAKQADQLSEHILLDEPTTSDLRGKVTDAWNEFARALAGVLPSLPEGAYVELTLDPTASGVGEAVYSVTISVKEEGHVFAFAVSNTQLPEGYRMDRAAVAEMVALGWSPPGVVEGSGGQFGLRTNTAGATRLATTVARTLRDIYGAPHPAFVVYLVHDSEDEPIDAPPLGTARHEPSIGDIERAELDLEEALISSKDGDPLAGFELEDQVKMVISSMTKISVEQLQVDADGDIGIRAGSAMVFVRVRDNPPLVDVFSPILTEVEPTEQLYVKLSELTNRMPIGRLYCANDTVWASIPVFGRNFQATHLMLAVQVMTGLADELDDRLHGEFGGKRFFGEGDKPPVKEPEDHRTGMYL, from the coding sequence ATGGCAGCGGCGAACGACCAACCGGCCAAGCAGGCCGACCAATTGAGCGAGCACATCCTGCTCGACGAGCCCACTACGTCCGACCTGCGCGGCAAGGTCACCGACGCGTGGAACGAGTTCGCTCGTGCGCTCGCCGGCGTGCTCCCGTCGCTGCCCGAGGGCGCCTACGTCGAGCTGACGCTCGATCCGACCGCGTCCGGCGTGGGGGAGGCCGTCTACTCCGTGACCATCTCGGTCAAGGAGGAGGGGCACGTCTTCGCGTTCGCGGTCAGCAACACGCAGCTGCCCGAGGGCTACCGGATGGACCGGGCCGCGGTCGCGGAGATGGTCGCGCTCGGCTGGTCGCCGCCCGGCGTGGTGGAGGGCTCGGGCGGCCAGTTCGGCCTGCGGACGAACACGGCCGGCGCGACCCGGCTGGCCACCACGGTGGCCCGCACGCTGCGCGACATCTACGGCGCCCCGCACCCGGCGTTCGTGGTCTACCTGGTGCACGACAGCGAGGATGAGCCGATCGACGCGCCGCCGCTGGGCACCGCGCGGCACGAGCCGTCGATCGGCGACATCGAGCGCGCGGAGCTGGACCTGGAGGAGGCGCTGATCTCCAGCAAGGACGGCGATCCGCTGGCCGGGTTCGAGCTGGAGGACCAGGTCAAGATGGTCATCAGCTCGATGACGAAGATCTCGGTCGAGCAGCTGCAGGTGGACGCGGACGGCGACATCGGCATCCGGGCCGGCTCCGCGATGGTCTTCGTCCGGGTGCGGGACAACCCGCCGCTGGTGGACGTGTTCTCGCCGATCCTGACCGAGGTGGAGCCGACCGAGCAGCTCTACGTGAAGCTGTCCGAGCTGACCAACCGCATGCCGATCGGCCGCCTCTACTGCGCGAACGACACGGTGTGGGCGTCGATCCCGGTCTTCGGCCGGAACTTCCAGGCCACCCACCTGATGCTGGCGGTGCAGGTGATGACCGGGCTGGCGGATGAGCTGGACGACCGGCTGCACGGCGAGTTCGGCGGCAAGCGGTTCTTCGGCGAGGGCGACAAGCCCCCGGTGAAGGAGCCGGAGGACCACCGCACCGGCATGTACCTCTGA
- a CDS encoding DUF6457 domain-containing protein codes for MAGPEGLDEWVVAAAVELGLEPADAPVGLVLDLAKDVAHNVVRPGAPVTAFLLGLAVGRGADPTDAAARLSELALQWPTPNT; via the coding sequence GTGGCGGGACCCGAAGGACTGGACGAGTGGGTGGTGGCCGCGGCCGTGGAGCTGGGCCTGGAGCCCGCCGACGCGCCGGTGGGCCTGGTGCTCGACCTGGCCAAGGACGTGGCGCACAACGTGGTGCGGCCGGGGGCACCGGTGACCGCGTTCCTGCTGGGACTGGCGGTGGGCCGGGGCGCGGACCCGACCGACGCGGCCGCGCGGCTCTCCGAACTCGCGCTGCAGTGGCCCACCCCGAACACCTGA
- the mobA gene encoding molybdenum cofactor guanylyltransferase — protein sequence MDATGTVVNATGTDSGSSTTGASSTSTSGATNGSGATNCDSGSSGSSSSSSSGTGAGDVRARDRGVVVLAGGRGSRLGGVVKPGIPVAGRTMLSRVLDATAALSPRVVVGPDGLPLPADVLRTVESPPGGGPVAGAAAGLSALLHAAPGTRLVALLAGDLPMLTAAALDTLTARLDAATTPNAVTRHDAAIRHDAATRHDARPEHDARPEHDAASDVDGVCFVDGGGRRQLLCGVWRVTALTAALDGLAAERGDLAGASMRALFARLRVREETWAGSGVPPWFDCDTEEDLRRAEIWAAENP from the coding sequence ATGGATGCAACCGGCACAGTCGTCAACGCCACGGGCACCGACAGCGGCAGCAGCACCACCGGCGCCAGCAGCACCAGCACCAGCGGCGCCACCAACGGCAGCGGCGCCACCAACTGCGACAGCGGCAGCAGCGGCAGCAGCAGCAGCAGCAGCAGCGGCACGGGGGCCGGTGACGTGCGTGCGCGGGATCGCGGCGTGGTGGTGCTCGCGGGCGGGCGAGGCAGCCGGCTCGGTGGCGTGGTGAAGCCGGGGATCCCGGTTGCCGGCCGCACGATGCTGTCCCGGGTGCTGGACGCGACCGCCGCCCTGTCACCGCGCGTGGTGGTCGGCCCGGACGGCCTTCCGCTGCCCGCCGACGTGCTGCGCACCGTGGAGTCGCCGCCCGGCGGCGGACCGGTCGCCGGTGCGGCCGCCGGCCTGTCCGCGCTGCTGCACGCCGCTCCCGGCACGCGCCTGGTCGCTCTTCTCGCCGGCGACCTCCCGATGCTCACCGCGGCCGCCCTCGACACCCTGACGGCCCGGCTCGACGCCGCAACCACGCCCAACGCCGTAACCAGGCACGACGCTGCAATCAGGCACGACGCTGCAACCAGGCACGACGCGAGACCAGAGCACGACGCGAGACCAGAGCACGACGCCGCGTCCGATGTGGATGGTGTCTGCTTCGTCGACGGGGGCGGGCGGCGGCAGCTGTTGTGCGGTGTGTGGCGGGTGACGGCGCTGACCGCGGCGCTGGACGGGCTGGCGGCCGAGCGCGGCGATCTGGCCGGCGCGTCGATGCGCGCGTTGTTCGCCCGGCTGCGGGTACGGGAGGAGACATGGGCCGGGTCCGGTGTGCCGCCGTGGTTCGACTGCGACACGGAGGAGGATCTACGGCGGGCGGAGATCTGGGCCGCCGAGAACCCCTGA
- the fdhD gene encoding formate dehydrogenase accessory sulfurtransferase FdhD, translating into MGRATDRRTVVRIDVDGDGSVRQRPDTLSAEEPFEIRVGPAGPGRRAPLAVTMRTPGDDLDLALGFLFTEGVIRSADDVLTAQLCAGTDQPNTYNVVDVVLAADVPPPVTDPSRNFYTTSSCGVCGKASIDAIRTRSAHPVADDPMRVSPRVLAGLPDRLRERQRAFERTGGLHAAAIFNADGELLAIREDVGRHNAVDKVIGWALRSGRVPLAGHLLMVSGRASFELTQKAWMAGLPLLAAVSAPSTLAVDLAEEAGMTLVGFLRGTSMNVYTGATRITHPSPIPTA; encoded by the coding sequence GTGGGCAGAGCGACGGATCGGCGCACGGTGGTGCGGATCGACGTGGACGGCGACGGATCGGTGCGGCAGCGGCCGGACACGTTGAGTGCGGAGGAGCCGTTCGAGATCCGGGTCGGGCCGGCCGGGCCCGGGCGGCGGGCGCCGCTGGCCGTGACCATGCGGACCCCCGGCGACGACCTGGATCTGGCGCTCGGCTTCCTGTTCACCGAGGGTGTGATCCGGTCCGCGGACGACGTGTTGACCGCGCAGCTGTGCGCCGGCACCGACCAGCCGAATACGTACAATGTGGTCGACGTGGTGCTGGCCGCGGACGTGCCGCCGCCGGTCACGGACCCGAGCCGCAACTTCTACACCACGTCGTCGTGCGGTGTCTGCGGCAAGGCCAGCATCGACGCGATCCGGACCCGCTCGGCCCACCCGGTCGCGGACGACCCGATGCGCGTCTCGCCGCGGGTCCTGGCCGGCCTGCCGGACCGGCTGCGCGAGCGCCAGCGCGCGTTCGAGCGCACCGGCGGCCTGCACGCGGCCGCGATCTTCAACGCGGACGGCGAGCTGCTGGCGATCCGCGAGGACGTCGGCCGGCACAACGCGGTCGACAAGGTGATCGGCTGGGCGCTGCGCTCCGGCCGGGTGCCGCTCGCCGGCCACCTGCTGATGGTCTCCGGCCGGGCCAGCTTCGAGCTGACCCAGAAGGCCTGGATGGCCGGCCTGCCGCTGCTCGCCGCGGTCTCCGCCCCGAGCACCCTCGCGGTCGACCTCGCCGAGGAGGCCGGTATGACGCTGGTCGGTTTCCTCCGCGGCACCAGCATGAACGTCTACACCGGCGCCACCCGCATCACCCACCCCTCCCCGATCCCCACCGCCTGA
- a CDS encoding Lrp/AsnC family transcriptional regulator yields the protein MQIDAVDQQIIASLVADARSSYSEIGARVSLSAPAVKRRVDRLRAAGVIKGFTTVVDPTAIGWHTEAFVELFCTGRTTPAQITVAARRHPEVLAAYTVSGEADAIVHLRAADMSHLEQALERLRAEPFVTSTRSMIVLSRLLTA from the coding sequence TTGCAGATAGACGCCGTGGATCAGCAGATCATTGCGTCGCTGGTGGCGGACGCCCGCTCGTCCTACTCCGAGATCGGCGCACGCGTCTCGCTCTCCGCCCCGGCCGTCAAACGTCGCGTCGACCGGCTGCGCGCGGCCGGCGTGATCAAGGGATTCACCACGGTCGTCGACCCGACCGCGATCGGATGGCACACCGAGGCGTTCGTCGAGCTGTTCTGCACCGGGCGCACCACCCCCGCGCAGATCACGGTCGCGGCCCGGCGCCACCCGGAGGTGCTGGCCGCCTACACCGTCTCCGGCGAGGCGGACGCGATCGTGCACCTGCGCGCGGCCGACATGTCCCACCTCGAACAGGCCCTGGAACGCCTCCGCGCCGAGCCGTTCGTCACCTCGACCCGCAGCATGATCGTTCTCTCCCGATTGTTAACTGCCTAG
- the ddaH gene encoding dimethylargininase — protein sequence MTVGERKPICRTYLMCSPRFFRVEYEINPWMDTGVPVDADLAVKQWERLRETLVELGHTVHTLDPDPALPDMVFAANGAFTVDGVAYGARFRFPQRGAEAAAHRAFYAAHGWPYTEPVEINEGEGDFAYLPGVAGGLILAGYGFRTAPPAHAEAVEVLGRPIVPLRLTDPRFYHLDTALAALDDHTIAYYPGAFSEASQRVLHRLFPDAVLADEADALDFGLNLVSDGRHVVLNGDAAALATKLAAAGFTPVPVELTELKKGGGSVKCCVAELRPPPPTTTDPPTPR from the coding sequence ATGACGGTCGGGGAACGTAAGCCCATTTGTCGGACATATCTGATGTGCTCGCCGCGATTCTTCCGCGTCGAGTACGAGATCAACCCGTGGATGGACACCGGCGTGCCGGTCGACGCGGATCTCGCGGTCAAGCAGTGGGAACGGCTCCGCGAGACCCTGGTCGAGCTGGGCCACACCGTGCACACCCTCGACCCCGACCCGGCCCTGCCCGACATGGTCTTCGCGGCGAACGGCGCGTTCACGGTCGACGGCGTCGCCTACGGCGCGCGGTTCCGGTTCCCGCAGCGTGGCGCCGAGGCGGCGGCCCACCGCGCGTTCTACGCCGCGCACGGCTGGCCGTACACCGAGCCGGTCGAGATCAATGAGGGCGAGGGCGACTTCGCCTACCTCCCGGGCGTCGCGGGCGGGCTGATCCTCGCCGGGTACGGCTTTCGCACCGCACCGCCCGCGCACGCCGAGGCGGTCGAGGTGCTGGGCCGGCCGATCGTCCCGCTGCGCCTGACCGACCCGCGCTTCTACCACCTGGACACCGCGCTCGCCGCGCTCGACGACCACACGATCGCGTACTACCCCGGCGCGTTCTCCGAAGCCTCCCAGCGCGTGCTGCACCGGCTCTTCCCGGACGCCGTGCTCGCCGACGAGGCGGACGCGCTCGACTTCGGCCTCAACCTGGTCAGCGACGGCCGCCACGTGGTGCTCAACGGCGACGCCGCCGCCCTCGCCACGAAGCTGGCCGCCGCCGGCTTCACCCCGGTCCCGGTCGAGCTCACCGAGCTGAAGAAGGGCGGCGGCAGCGTCAAGTGCTGCGTCGCCGAACTCCGTCCACCGCCGCCCACGACCACTGACCCGCCGACTCCTAGATAA